The proteins below are encoded in one region of Pontibacter deserti:
- a CDS encoding GIY-YIG nuclease family protein, with the protein MAFYTYILYSETIDRYYVGSCQDLDVRLTQHNTGRSKSTKAGSPWQLKYKDTFATRAEAQSRENEIKKKKSRKYIEWLISSAG; encoded by the coding sequence ATGGCATTTTATACTTATATACTTTATTCCGAAACAATAGACCGATATTATGTGGGTAGTTGTCAGGATTTAGATGTTCGTCTCACACAACATAATACTGGCAGAAGCAAATCAACTAAAGCAGGATCCCCTTGGCAATTAAAGTATAAGGACACTTTTGCAACGCGTGCAGAAGCTCAATCACGGGAAAACGAGATCAAGAAGAAGAAAAGCCGCAAGTACATCGAATGGCTAATTAGCTCAGCTGGCTAG
- the cysK gene encoding cysteine synthase A has product MKANTILETIGQTPHVRINKLFGDKAEVWMKLERSNPGGSIKDRIALSMIEDAEQKGLLKEGSMIVEPTSGNTGVGLAMVAAVKGYELILVMPESMSVERRRLMTAYGARLELTPREKGMKGAIERAKEILTEHESSWMPMQFENEANTQIHIETTAQEILKDFPEGFDYLITGVGTGGHITGVARVLKGRNPDLKVYAVEPAASAVLSGGQPGPHPIQGVGAGFIPAIMDTTLLDGVIKVEATDAFDYARRAAREEGIFIGVSSGASLAAVSQKLQEEIPEGARVLTFCYDTGERYLSVEGLFV; this is encoded by the coding sequence ATGAAGGCAAATACCATTTTAGAAACTATAGGCCAGACACCGCATGTGCGGATAAATAAACTATTTGGCGATAAAGCAGAAGTATGGATGAAACTGGAGCGCAGCAACCCCGGCGGAAGTATAAAAGACCGCATTGCACTCTCGATGATAGAAGATGCTGAGCAAAAAGGTTTATTAAAAGAAGGGAGCATGATAGTAGAGCCAACTTCAGGTAATACCGGAGTGGGTTTGGCTATGGTAGCAGCCGTTAAAGGGTATGAATTGATATTAGTTATGCCGGAATCAATGTCGGTAGAGCGGCGACGGCTTATGACAGCCTATGGAGCAAGACTTGAACTGACTCCGCGCGAGAAGGGGATGAAAGGAGCTATAGAACGTGCAAAAGAAATACTTACAGAGCATGAAAGTTCCTGGATGCCGATGCAGTTCGAGAATGAAGCCAATACCCAGATACATATAGAAACTACCGCTCAGGAAATTTTAAAAGACTTTCCGGAGGGTTTTGACTACCTGATAACCGGTGTAGGTACGGGAGGCCATATAACCGGAGTGGCACGTGTACTAAAAGGCCGGAATCCTGATTTAAAAGTATATGCCGTAGAGCCGGCTGCGTCGGCTGTGCTTAGTGGGGGGCAACCAGGACCGCACCCAATACAGGGTGTAGGAGCGGGGTTCATACCTGCCATTATGGATACAACCCTACTTGATGGAGTGATAAAGGTAGAAGCTACTGATGCATTTGATTATGCAAGACGTGCAGCCCGGGAAGAAGGTATTTTTATTGGTGTGTCGTCAGGAGCTTCGCTGGCAGCAGTTTCACAAAAGCTACAGGAAGAGATTCCGGAGGGAGCCCGCGTGCTTACTTTTTGTTACGATACCGGAGAGCGGTACTTGTCTGTGGAAGGTCTCTTTGTATAA
- the epsC gene encoding serine O-acetyltransferase EpsC produces MNDEFLAHLYQEHTHTRHLVPASATCHFAEAVIQLLFPPLSEKRYTSLEDFKEHTHYLQHSLKQILDGMVSTLSEPPEFLATSVMNALPRIHAMLLEDADAIAKGDPAAQSIEEVIRTYPGFKAVALYRLAHEMYRLRIPLLPRVISEFAHARTGIDIHPGASIGEHFCIDHGTGVVIGETTIIGNSVKVYQGVTLGAISVEKSMANIKRHPTIEDHVIIYAGATILGGNTVIGTRSIIGGNVWLTESIPPYSRVYHHPQIKVRKAPEPEDVLNFSI; encoded by the coding sequence ATGAATGATGAATTTCTAGCACATTTATATCAGGAACACACACATACCCGGCACCTGGTGCCTGCATCTGCTACCTGTCATTTTGCAGAAGCCGTTATTCAACTGCTTTTTCCCCCTTTATCCGAAAAGCGTTATACTTCTTTAGAAGATTTTAAAGAGCATACCCATTATCTGCAGCATAGCCTGAAGCAAATACTGGATGGCATGGTTTCTACCCTTTCTGAACCTCCTGAATTTCTGGCGACCTCAGTTATGAATGCACTGCCACGCATCCACGCAATGCTCCTGGAAGATGCAGATGCCATTGCCAAAGGTGATCCGGCAGCACAAAGTATAGAAGAAGTGATTCGTACCTATCCAGGTTTTAAAGCGGTGGCGCTTTATAGATTAGCGCATGAAATGTACAGGCTTCGTATTCCGTTGCTTCCAAGAGTAATTTCCGAATTCGCTCACGCCCGCACTGGTATAGATATTCATCCGGGGGCAAGTATAGGGGAGCATTTCTGCATTGACCATGGCACGGGTGTGGTAATTGGCGAAACTACAATTATTGGTAATAGTGTGAAAGTATACCAAGGAGTTACGCTAGGCGCTATCAGCGTAGAGAAAAGTATGGCTAATATAAAGCGGCACCCAACTATAGAAGACCATGTAATTATCTATGCCGGCGCAACCATACTTGGTGGAAATACAGTAATAGGTACACGTAGCATTATCGGTGGTAATGTATGGCTTACCGAAAGTATTCCCCCTTATTCACGTGTATATCATCACCCGCAAATAAAAGTACGTAAAGCCCCTGAGCCGGAAGATGTGCTTAATTTCTCTATATAA